One Corynebacterium uterequi DNA segment encodes these proteins:
- a CDS encoding dihydrofolate reductase: MRAIWAQSTDGVIGDGHSMPWHIPADLAHFKQVTLGAPVAMGRATWESIPPRFRPLPGRENIVLSSRASGAWSNGATVMAGLGDVPADAWVIGGGQVYEAVADRLDVVELTLVDAELSGLLPTPVYAPALPSGMAVTADSGWLADDTARLTVGEHRTPVRYRFLRYERTPSR, translated from the coding sequence ATGCGTGCAATCTGGGCACAATCGACGGACGGGGTCATCGGCGATGGGCACTCCATGCCCTGGCACATTCCGGCTGATCTCGCTCACTTCAAGCAGGTAACGCTGGGTGCTCCGGTGGCCATGGGGCGAGCCACGTGGGAGTCCATCCCGCCCCGCTTCCGCCCGCTTCCGGGCAGAGAGAACATCGTGTTATCCTCCCGCGCGTCCGGCGCCTGGTCCAACGGTGCCACGGTGATGGCGGGGCTCGGTGACGTGCCGGCCGACGCTTGGGTCATCGGCGGCGGTCAGGTCTACGAGGCGGTCGCGGACCGGCTCGACGTCGTCGAGCTCACCCTCGTCGACGCCGAGCTGTCCGGGCTGCTGCCCACCCCCGTCTACGCCCCTGCGTTACCCTCGGGCATGGCCGTGACCGCCGACTCCGGGTGGCTGGCCGACGACACCGCCCGACTCACCGTCGGCGAGCACCGCACGCCCGTGCGTTATCGTTTTCTTCGATACGAAAGGACACCCTCACGATGA
- a CDS encoding SDR family NAD(P)-dependent oxidoreductase, translated as MRLDNKVAIITGAGSGFGAATAELFAERGAKVVVVDINAAAAEAVAAKITEAGGEAISVAANVADEKDVQAFVASAVDTYGHLDILFNNAGVYVPGTVEETDLAGWEKSVAVNLTAVFLGMKYAMPHLKETKGTIISTASAGGIIGFPGAIGYAATKGGVISLTRGAAVDYARDGVRVNAIAPGTGVTGMTEKLLEDPTIKEAFLAPIPEGRLGEPKDVAHAALFLASDFSSYITGHVLPVDGGWTMS; from the coding sequence ATGAGGCTTGACAACAAGGTCGCCATCATCACCGGCGCCGGATCCGGGTTTGGCGCCGCTACCGCTGAGCTCTTCGCCGAGCGCGGAGCGAAGGTCGTCGTCGTAGACATCAATGCTGCCGCCGCCGAGGCCGTCGCCGCGAAAATCACCGAGGCTGGCGGCGAGGCCATTTCCGTGGCCGCCAACGTGGCCGATGAAAAGGACGTCCAGGCCTTTGTTGCATCGGCGGTGGACACCTACGGTCACCTCGACATCCTCTTCAATAACGCCGGCGTCTACGTCCCCGGCACCGTGGAAGAGACCGACCTGGCCGGCTGGGAGAAGTCCGTCGCCGTCAACCTCACCGCCGTGTTCCTCGGCATGAAGTACGCCATGCCGCACCTTAAGGAAACGAAGGGAACGATCATCTCCACCGCCTCCGCTGGCGGCATCATCGGATTCCCTGGCGCCATCGGCTACGCCGCCACCAAGGGCGGTGTCATTTCCCTCACCCGCGGGGCAGCCGTCGATTACGCCCGCGACGGCGTGCGTGTTAATGCCATCGCCCCGGGCACGGGAGTGACCGGCATGACCGAGAAACTGCTGGAAGATCCCACCATCAAGGAAGCCTTCCTCGCCCCGATCCCGGAAGGCCGGCTCGGCGAGCCCAAGGACGTGGCCCACGCGGCGCTGTTCCTCGCCTCGGACTTCTCCAGCTACATCACCGGCCACGTCCTGCCGGTCGACGGCGGGTGGACGATGAGCTAG
- a CDS encoding mycoredoxin, which produces MSHVTIYATDWCPYCKNLRKRLDRTEHAYDVIDVEQDADAAAWVESVNGGNRVVPTVKYSDGTYATNPEASAVRRKIAELEEA; this is translated from the coding sequence ATGAGCCACGTCACCATTTACGCCACTGACTGGTGCCCCTACTGCAAGAACCTGCGCAAGCGCCTGGACCGCACCGAGCACGCCTACGACGTCATCGACGTTGAGCAGGACGCCGACGCCGCCGCCTGGGTGGAATCCGTCAACGGCGGCAACCGGGTGGTGCCGACGGTGAAGTACTCCGACGGAACCTACGCCACCAACCCGGAAGCCTCTGCGGTGCGTCGCAAGATCGCTGAGCTTGAGGAAGCCTGA
- a CDS encoding DUF1906 domain-containing protein, whose translation MAASPSSTLSRRKVLRTAATSAGALAAVGVVLPRTATAQQAAQQSTAATPTVLGKLIDYAAGVPRASVVKAAGYDGAIRYISHRRPGEEGWMLGKPLTIKETKDFALHGLSIASVYQFGRAESADWRRGAAGVVVHAPQAMEFHRLAGGPTGKPLYIAIDDNPSKAQYESLIRPYLAAFEATLKNNGYRLGVYANYPTIDWLVGDGIGEYFWQHNWGSGGKIHPRANLHQVKINATDVDNVRVDINHIYTQDWGQWQPA comes from the coding sequence GTGGCTGCGTCCCCCTCATCGACCCTGTCGCGGCGCAAGGTATTACGCACCGCCGCAACCTCCGCCGGTGCGCTAGCTGCCGTCGGCGTCGTGCTCCCCCGCACCGCCACCGCACAACAGGCAGCGCAGCAATCCACCGCTGCCACCCCAACAGTGCTCGGAAAGCTCATCGACTACGCCGCCGGCGTTCCCCGGGCGTCGGTGGTCAAAGCGGCCGGGTACGACGGCGCCATCCGCTACATCTCTCACCGTCGCCCCGGTGAGGAAGGCTGGATGCTCGGCAAGCCGTTGACCATCAAGGAAACGAAAGACTTCGCCCTCCATGGCCTGTCCATCGCTTCCGTCTACCAGTTCGGCCGTGCGGAGAGTGCGGACTGGCGACGCGGCGCGGCCGGCGTCGTCGTCCATGCCCCGCAGGCTATGGAGTTTCACCGTTTAGCCGGCGGCCCTACCGGCAAGCCGCTGTATATCGCCATCGATGACAACCCGTCGAAGGCGCAGTATGAGTCCCTCATACGCCCCTACCTCGCCGCCTTCGAGGCGACCCTGAAGAATAACGGCTATCGCCTCGGCGTCTACGCCAATTACCCCACCATTGACTGGCTCGTCGGCGACGGTATCGGCGAGTACTTCTGGCAGCACAACTGGGGCTCCGGGGGAAAGATCCACCCCCGGGCGAATCTGCACCAGGTGAAAATCAACGCCACCGACGTGGACAATGTCCGGGTGGACATCAACCACATCTATACCCAGGATTGGGGGCAGTGGCAGCCGGCCTAA
- a CDS encoding thymidylate synthase — protein sequence MTPIATPYEDLLRDILATGRPKGDRTGTGTISVFGRQLRYDLSASFPLLTTKKVYFHGVIGELLWFLRGESNVRWLQDNNIRIWNEWADADGELGPVYGVQWRSWPTPNGAHIDQISAALDTLRANPDSRRNVVSAWNVSELDKMALLPCHLLFQLYVVDGRLSMQVYQRSADMFLGVPFNIASYALLTHMFAQQASLEVGELIWTGGDCHIYNDHIEQVREQLSREPRPYPQLQLTKAASLFDYTFDDVNVLGYDPHPTITAKVSV from the coding sequence ATGACCCCCATCGCCACTCCCTACGAGGACCTGCTCCGCGACATTCTGGCCACCGGACGCCCCAAGGGTGACCGCACGGGCACCGGCACCATCAGCGTGTTCGGCCGCCAGTTGCGCTACGACCTGTCTGCGTCTTTTCCCCTGTTGACCACGAAGAAGGTCTATTTCCACGGAGTGATCGGGGAACTGTTGTGGTTCCTGCGCGGTGAGTCCAACGTGCGCTGGTTGCAGGACAACAACATCCGTATTTGGAACGAATGGGCCGACGCCGACGGCGAACTAGGCCCCGTCTACGGAGTGCAGTGGCGAAGCTGGCCCACCCCTAACGGCGCACACATCGACCAGATCTCCGCGGCGCTGGACACGCTGCGCGCCAACCCGGATTCGCGGCGCAACGTTGTCTCCGCGTGGAATGTCTCCGAGCTCGACAAGATGGCGCTGTTGCCCTGCCACCTGCTCTTTCAGCTGTACGTGGTGGATGGACGGCTGAGTATGCAGGTCTACCAGCGCTCCGCGGACATGTTCCTCGGCGTGCCGTTTAACATCGCCTCGTACGCGCTGCTCACTCACATGTTTGCCCAGCAAGCGAGCCTTGAGGTGGGCGAACTCATCTGGACCGGCGGGGACTGCCACATCTACAACGACCACATCGAGCAGGTGCGTGAGCAGCTCTCCCGCGAACCTCGCCCTTACCCGCAGCTCCAGCTGACCAAGGCGGCCAGCCTCTTTGATTACACCTTCGACGACGTCAACGTCCTCGGCTACGACCCCCACCCAACCATCACCGCGAAAGTGTCGGTGTAA
- a CDS encoding FKBP-type peptidyl-prolyl cis-trans isomerase — translation MEKPTIEVPSTEAPTTLEIEDLVVGTGEEARAGGMVEVHYVGVDYATGQEFDSSWDRGQSIEFPLGGLIAGWQEGIPGMRVGGRRKLTIPPELAYGPANGGHPLAGLTLVFVIDLLNAS, via the coding sequence TCCACCGAGGCGCCCACCACCCTCGAGATCGAAGATCTGGTTGTGGGCACCGGCGAGGAGGCTCGCGCCGGTGGCATGGTTGAGGTCCACTACGTGGGCGTGGACTACGCGACCGGGCAGGAGTTTGACTCCTCTTGGGACCGCGGCCAGTCCATCGAATTCCCGCTCGGCGGCCTCATTGCCGGCTGGCAGGAAGGCATCCCGGGCATGCGCGTCGGCGGTCGTCGTAAGCTCACCATCCCGCCGGAGCTGGCCTACGGCCCGGCCAACGGCGGTCACCCCCTGGCTGGCTTGACGCTCGTCTTCGTCATTGACCTGCTCAACGCCTCCTAG
- a CDS encoding LysE family translocator, with amino-acid sequence MDASSYLTLLGVWVAAIASPGPDVVQVLRTSLKSQRAGVACAAGIMTGNAGWALLSLLGVGAILTASPGWFGALQIAGGAYIAYLGFSSLRSGVRNVRSPSSQQGLPEETAPPRNLSLAQGYRAGVSTNLANPKAVLFFTAVFSQFVQPGLGAWWIGVIFGTVLVVGLAWFCSIALAIGRIAPVMHRYAGHIDLATGVVFAALGAWMIVHGVTTAVG; translated from the coding sequence ATGGACGCGTCCTCTTACCTCACCTTGCTCGGCGTATGGGTGGCGGCAATCGCCTCCCCCGGCCCCGACGTGGTGCAGGTGCTCCGCACCTCCCTTAAATCGCAGCGCGCCGGAGTAGCCTGCGCCGCCGGCATCATGACCGGCAACGCCGGCTGGGCACTGCTGTCCCTGCTGGGCGTCGGAGCCATACTGACCGCCTCACCGGGATGGTTCGGTGCGCTGCAAATCGCCGGCGGGGCCTATATCGCATACCTGGGCTTCTCCTCCTTGCGCTCCGGAGTGAGGAACGTGCGCTCTCCCTCCTCCCAGCAGGGACTGCCCGAGGAAACAGCGCCCCCGCGCAACCTGAGCCTCGCCCAGGGGTACCGGGCCGGGGTGAGCACGAACCTGGCTAACCCGAAGGCGGTGTTGTTCTTCACCGCGGTGTTCTCCCAGTTTGTTCAACCCGGGCTCGGCGCCTGGTGGATCGGGGTCATCTTCGGCACCGTTCTCGTCGTCGGATTGGCCTGGTTCTGCTCCATTGCGCTTGCCATTGGCCGCATCGCACCGGTGATGCACCGCTATGCCGGGCACATCGACCTCGCCACGGGCGTCGTATTCGCCGCCCTCGGCGCGTGGATGATCGTCCACGGCGTGACCACGGCCGTCGGCTAG
- a CDS encoding ATP-dependent helicase, translating to MTTDILDRFKPQVRTWFRDVFAAPTDVQQQAWRAISAGDHALVVAPTGSGKTLAAFLWSLNSLVERAGQQPLPLPVTGGTPPDSEQSRGVRVLYISPLKALGVDVERNLRAPLTGITRTAERLGVAVPDITVGVRSGDTSSAERSRQVRRPPDILITTPESAYLMLTSKAASILATVDTVIIDEIHALAGTKRGAHLALSLERLHRLTQPNGGFQRIGLSATVRPLSTVANFLGGDRPVEIIAPAAAKQWELSVRVPVADMADLPTPEDASTIGDAIVDDPLGLSGDDAHPVDLGPGGAESALPQQKSIWPFIERQLYEEIQRNRASLVFVNSRRTAERLTSRLNELWALEHDPESLSPQLRRDPAQLMKSTDVAGTAPPVLARAHHGSVSKDERAATETMLKEGALRAVVSTSSLELGIDMGAIDAVIQVESPPSVASGLQRVGRAGHAVGAISRGVFYPKHRSDLVQSAVTVTRMRSGEIEELKVPANPLDVLVQHTVAAVAVEDLDVDEWFATVRRAWPYKDLARDVFDAVLDLVSGVYPSTDFAELKPRVIYDRASNTLSARPGAQRVAVTNAGTIPDRGMFGVFLASSDDSGRGPRRVGELDEEMVYESRVGDVFTLGASSWRIEDITRDQVLVTPAPGHTGRLPFWSGDSLGRPYELGRALGAFRREAHSVAHDDAALAELTPDLDEYARGNLATFLVEQAEATGVVPDETTLVLERFRDELGDWRVVLHTPFGKGVNAAWALAVGATVAARTGMDAQAVAGDDGIVLRLPDADAEPGGDLFVFDPDDIEDIVTEQVGGSALFASRFRECAARALLLPRRNPGKRAPLWQQRQRAEQLLDVARKYPSFPIILETVRECLRDVYDLPALREVMDHLQHRRVRIAEVTTEQPSPFASSLLFNYTGAFMYEGDTPLAEKRAAALALDPALLAKLLGTVELRDLLDAEVIAETHDRLNWVARVRTPEEVADALRIIGPIDVERLPHHCADGLAALGERAVSVVEQHLGDRVMRVRIAGREHLAQSLDAALLRDGLGVPVPPGIPAQQATIVDALEQLITRWARTRGPFVLRDLADAFGLGAGTAHSALTQLARAGKIVEGRYRQGVDDAEYIAAEVLTVIRSRSLAAARAATKPVSQSTFGRFLPDWQQVAPVGERPHLRGADGVFSVLEQLAGVRLPASAWETLVLPQRVGDYSPLHLDELTSSGEILVVGAGKAGASDPWIMLLPADYAPELLDDVLGGPEEPTLSAVQLAIVEVLGRGGGFLFGELRDDIAAFAPATPDELREAMWGLVDAGIIAPDGFAPIRARLAGGSGRAASGSAHRSRRRPARSRLRMGRAGMNRPQTPPDMVGRWSLVPRASTDATTRSLTRGEIWLERYGVVTRGSIVAENVLGGFALAYKVLSGFEESGKAMRGYVVEQLGAAQFSTPAIIDRMRAVADSGDVTGWPSGTRDPDLVVLAAADPANPYGAALPWPETGGSARVSRAAGALVVLVDGLLIAHITRGGRTVTTFFDSLPEVGESAARLWERVVGAVEDVVGRGLMKPVTVEKIDAVPALESPAVADLRAAGASLSPRGIRIGGRAAAPRGPRRGRSVTEAMESLNFDD from the coding sequence ATGACAACAGACATCTTGGACCGATTTAAGCCACAGGTACGAACGTGGTTCCGGGATGTCTTCGCCGCCCCCACGGACGTGCAGCAACAGGCCTGGCGCGCCATCTCCGCCGGAGACCACGCCTTAGTCGTCGCCCCGACCGGCTCCGGTAAGACACTGGCGGCGTTTTTGTGGTCGCTCAACAGCCTTGTGGAACGCGCTGGGCAGCAACCACTGCCCCTACCGGTGACAGGCGGCACGCCGCCGGACAGCGAGCAGTCAAGGGGAGTGCGGGTGCTCTACATTTCCCCGCTTAAAGCCCTGGGCGTGGACGTGGAACGCAACCTTCGGGCCCCGCTGACCGGCATCACCCGCACCGCCGAGCGCTTGGGGGTAGCGGTCCCGGACATCACCGTCGGGGTGCGTTCCGGAGACACCTCCTCGGCGGAGCGTTCCCGGCAGGTGCGGCGCCCGCCGGATATTCTCATCACCACGCCGGAATCCGCCTACCTCATGCTCACCTCCAAGGCGGCGTCGATCCTGGCGACGGTGGACACCGTCATCATCGACGAAATCCATGCCCTGGCCGGCACAAAGCGGGGTGCGCACCTCGCGTTGAGCCTCGAACGGCTGCACCGGCTCACCCAACCCAACGGGGGATTCCAGCGCATTGGCCTGTCGGCAACGGTGCGGCCGCTGAGCACGGTGGCGAACTTCCTGGGCGGGGACCGGCCGGTGGAGATCATCGCCCCCGCGGCGGCGAAGCAGTGGGAGCTCAGCGTCCGCGTTCCGGTGGCGGACATGGCGGACCTGCCCACTCCGGAGGACGCCTCTACCATCGGCGACGCCATCGTCGACGATCCACTGGGCCTCAGCGGCGACGACGCCCACCCCGTCGACCTGGGCCCGGGTGGTGCCGAGTCCGCCCTGCCACAGCAGAAATCCATTTGGCCGTTCATCGAGCGCCAGCTCTACGAGGAGATTCAACGCAACCGGGCGAGCCTAGTCTTCGTCAACTCCCGGCGAACCGCCGAACGGCTCACGAGTCGGCTCAACGAATTGTGGGCGCTGGAGCACGATCCCGAATCGCTGTCACCACAGCTGCGCCGCGACCCCGCACAGCTGATGAAGTCCACCGACGTCGCCGGCACCGCCCCTCCCGTGCTCGCCCGCGCCCACCACGGCTCCGTGAGCAAAGATGAACGCGCCGCCACGGAGACCATGCTCAAAGAGGGCGCACTGCGGGCCGTGGTGTCCACGTCGTCGCTGGAGTTGGGCATTGACATGGGCGCCATCGACGCGGTCATCCAGGTGGAATCTCCGCCGTCGGTGGCCTCCGGGCTGCAGCGAGTTGGCCGCGCCGGGCACGCCGTCGGCGCCATCTCCCGCGGGGTGTTCTACCCCAAGCACCGCAGTGACCTGGTGCAATCGGCAGTGACGGTCACCCGGATGCGTTCCGGAGAGATCGAGGAGTTAAAGGTCCCCGCCAATCCGCTTGACGTGCTCGTTCAGCACACTGTCGCAGCGGTGGCAGTGGAGGACCTCGACGTCGACGAGTGGTTCGCCACCGTCCGCCGAGCGTGGCCCTACAAAGACCTCGCCCGCGACGTGTTCGACGCCGTCCTCGACCTGGTCAGCGGTGTGTATCCCTCGACCGACTTCGCCGAGCTCAAACCCCGCGTCATCTACGACCGGGCGAGCAATACCTTGTCTGCTCGCCCCGGAGCACAGCGCGTGGCCGTCACCAATGCCGGCACCATCCCGGATCGCGGCATGTTCGGCGTGTTTCTCGCCAGCTCTGACGACTCTGGGCGAGGTCCGCGGCGCGTCGGCGAGCTTGACGAGGAAATGGTCTACGAATCCCGGGTCGGCGACGTGTTCACCCTCGGGGCGTCGAGTTGGCGCATCGAGGACATCACCCGCGACCAGGTGCTCGTCACCCCAGCTCCGGGGCACACCGGGCGATTGCCCTTCTGGTCCGGCGACTCCCTAGGCCGGCCTTACGAACTGGGCCGAGCGCTGGGCGCCTTCCGCCGTGAGGCCCACTCCGTGGCCCACGACGACGCGGCGCTCGCCGAGCTCACTCCCGACCTGGATGAGTACGCCCGCGGCAACCTCGCGACGTTTCTCGTGGAACAAGCCGAGGCCACCGGCGTCGTCCCGGACGAAACGACGCTGGTCCTTGAGCGCTTCCGCGACGAGCTAGGGGATTGGCGCGTCGTGCTGCACACCCCTTTTGGCAAGGGGGTCAACGCCGCGTGGGCGCTGGCGGTGGGGGCCACCGTCGCCGCCCGCACCGGAATGGACGCGCAGGCGGTAGCCGGCGACGACGGCATCGTCTTGCGCCTGCCGGACGCCGACGCCGAACCCGGCGGGGACCTCTTCGTCTTCGACCCCGATGACATCGAGGACATCGTGACCGAGCAGGTAGGCGGCTCTGCCCTGTTCGCCTCCCGCTTCCGGGAATGTGCCGCCCGCGCTCTGCTCCTACCGCGGCGCAACCCCGGTAAGCGCGCCCCGCTGTGGCAGCAGCGGCAGCGGGCTGAGCAGCTCCTCGACGTCGCCCGCAAGTACCCGTCCTTCCCCATCATTTTGGAGACCGTGCGCGAGTGCTTGCGCGACGTGTACGACCTCCCCGCTCTTCGCGAAGTCATGGACCACCTCCAGCATCGACGGGTGCGCATCGCTGAGGTCACCACCGAGCAACCGTCGCCCTTCGCGTCGTCGCTGCTGTTCAATTACACCGGCGCGTTCATGTATGAAGGCGACACCCCGCTGGCGGAAAAACGCGCCGCCGCCCTCGCGCTGGATCCGGCGCTGTTGGCCAAACTGCTGGGCACCGTCGAGCTACGCGACCTGCTCGACGCGGAGGTCATCGCCGAAACGCATGATCGGCTCAACTGGGTGGCCCGTGTCCGCACCCCGGAGGAGGTGGCCGACGCGCTGCGCATCATCGGACCCATCGACGTCGAACGGCTGCCTCATCACTGCGCCGATGGTCTCGCAGCGCTGGGGGAGCGGGCGGTCAGCGTCGTCGAACAGCACCTCGGTGATCGCGTCATGAGAGTGCGCATCGCCGGTCGCGAGCACCTCGCTCAGTCCCTCGACGCCGCCCTGCTCCGCGATGGCCTCGGTGTCCCCGTGCCCCCCGGCATCCCGGCACAGCAAGCCACCATCGTCGACGCCCTCGAACAACTCATCACCCGGTGGGCGCGCACCCGCGGACCGTTCGTGCTGAGAGATCTCGCCGACGCGTTCGGCCTCGGCGCCGGCACCGCGCACAGCGCCCTGACCCAGCTGGCACGCGCCGGGAAGATCGTCGAGGGGCGCTACCGGCAGGGCGTCGACGACGCCGAATACATCGCCGCTGAGGTGCTCACAGTCATCCGGTCGCGCTCGCTGGCCGCGGCGCGGGCCGCCACCAAACCGGTGTCACAATCCACATTCGGGCGCTTTCTCCCCGACTGGCAGCAGGTTGCGCCCGTCGGCGAGCGCCCCCACCTGCGCGGCGCCGACGGGGTGTTCAGCGTCCTCGAACAGCTCGCCGGAGTGCGTCTGCCCGCCAGCGCCTGGGAGACGCTGGTGCTTCCGCAACGGGTGGGGGACTATTCCCCGCTGCACCTCGACGAGCTCACTTCCTCCGGCGAGATTCTCGTCGTCGGTGCCGGCAAGGCCGGGGCCAGCGACCCTTGGATCATGCTTCTGCCCGCCGATTACGCCCCTGAGCTCCTCGACGACGTGCTCGGCGGGCCCGAAGAACCCACCCTCAGCGCAGTGCAGCTAGCTATCGTCGAGGTGCTCGGCCGCGGCGGCGGGTTCCTCTTCGGCGAGCTGCGCGACGACATTGCTGCTTTCGCCCCGGCGACCCCGGACGAACTCCGTGAGGCGATGTGGGGGCTCGTCGACGCCGGCATCATCGCCCCTGACGGCTTCGCGCCCATCCGCGCTCGCCTGGCGGGTGGATCGGGCCGGGCGGCGTCGGGTAGCGCCCACCGTTCGCGTCGACGGCCTGCCCGCTCCCGGTTACGCATGGGGCGCGCCGGGATGAATCGCCCGCAGACCCCACCGGATATGGTGGGCCGATGGTCGCTGGTCCCGCGGGCCAGCACGGACGCCACGACGAGGTCCTTGACCCGCGGCGAGATCTGGCTGGAACGCTACGGTGTGGTCACCCGGGGATCCATCGTGGCCGAGAATGTCCTCGGTGGGTTCGCTTTGGCCTACAAGGTCCTTAGCGGATTCGAGGAGTCGGGCAAGGCCATGCGCGGCTATGTGGTCGAGCAACTTGGCGCCGCGCAATTCTCCACGCCGGCCATCATCGACCGGATGCGCGCCGTGGCTGATAGCGGCGACGTCACGGGCTGGCCGTCCGGGACCCGCGACCCAGACCTGGTGGTCCTTGCGGCCGCCGACCCTGCCAACCCTTACGGTGCCGCCTTGCCGTGGCCGGAGACCGGCGGTTCGGCTCGGGTTTCCCGGGCGGCGGGGGCACTGGTGGTGCTCGTCGACGGGCTGCTTATCGCCCACATCACCCGCGGTGGACGCACGGTGACCACCTTCTTTGATTCCCTGCCCGAGGTGGGGGAGAGCGCCGCCCGCCTATGGGAGCGCGTGGTGGGCGCCGTCGAAGACGTCGTGGGCCGGGGACTGATGAAACCGGTCACCGTGGAGAAGATCGACGCGGTCCCGGCGTTGGAGTCCCCGGCGGTGGCGGATCTGCGGGCGGCGGGCGCGAGCCTGAGCCCTCGGGGCATCCGCATCGGTGGGCGCGCGGCGGCCCCGCGTGGACCGCGGCGCGGCCGCAGCGTCACGGAAGCAATGGAGAGCTTGAACTTCGACGACTAG
- a CDS encoding 3'(2'),5'-bisphosphate nucleotidase CysQ, protein MSATYSDSRLTDLIAQGTGEILKGVRGVGLLRGRDLGEAGDDLAQNWIARVLAQHRPEDGFLSEEAADNLERLNKERVWIVDPLDGTKEFATGRQDWAVHIALVENGVPTHAAVGLPDLGVVFSSSEAKHVEGPFSRKIVVSRNRPPKVAHFIGEKLGFEIEGAGSAGAKAMHVLLGDHDAYVHAGGQYEWDQAAPVGVALASGLHASRLNGEPLHYNNEDTYIPDLLICRPELADEILGYAAEYLDEHGSFLG, encoded by the coding sequence ATGAGCGCTACCTATTCCGACTCCCGTCTGACCGACCTGATTGCGCAGGGCACCGGCGAAATTCTCAAGGGTGTCCGCGGCGTGGGCTTGCTCCGCGGGCGTGACCTCGGAGAAGCCGGCGACGACCTGGCCCAGAACTGGATTGCCCGCGTCCTCGCCCAGCACCGCCCGGAGGACGGTTTTCTCTCCGAGGAAGCCGCGGACAACCTGGAGCGGCTGAACAAAGAACGCGTGTGGATCGTCGATCCGCTCGACGGCACCAAGGAATTCGCCACCGGCCGGCAGGACTGGGCCGTCCACATCGCCCTCGTCGAAAACGGTGTCCCCACCCACGCCGCCGTCGGCCTGCCGGACCTGGGCGTGGTGTTCTCCTCCTCGGAGGCCAAGCACGTTGAGGGGCCCTTCTCCCGCAAGATCGTCGTCTCCCGCAACCGCCCGCCGAAGGTGGCCCACTTCATCGGCGAGAAGCTGGGCTTTGAGATCGAGGGCGCCGGGTCCGCCGGCGCGAAGGCCATGCACGTCCTGCTCGGCGACCATGATGCCTACGTGCACGCCGGCGGCCAGTACGAATGGGACCAGGCCGCGCCAGTCGGCGTCGCCCTCGCCTCTGGGCTGCATGCCTCCCGCCTCAACGGCGAACCGCTGCACTACAACAACGAGGACACCTACATCCCGGACCTGCTCATCTGCCGGCCGGAGTTGGCCGACGAGATCCTCGGTTACGCCGCGGAATACCTCGACGAGCACGGTTCCTTTTTGGGCTAG
- a CDS encoding aldo/keto reductase yields the protein MTTSEIPALSLNDGSTMPQLGLGTYKLQGDDAHRIVREGIALGYRHIDTASFYDNEEAVGAAIAEAIAAGDVTRDELFISTKLWNDQQGAGNTQRAFRESLAKLQLDYLDLYLIHWPWAQRGLFCETFETMAELQRAGGIRSLGVCNFYEETLDELISTTGITPVLNQVEMHVGFSQAPLHRYHGEHGIVSEAWAPLARGVVLDDPVVTEIARRHDATPAQVVLGFLMAQGVSVIPKTASSQRLAENLAATRVELGEDDVAALAGLDAHGDYGRLSNDPRVFPGEVE from the coding sequence ATGACGACATCCGAGATTCCGGCCCTATCCCTCAATGACGGTTCCACCATGCCCCAGCTGGGGCTGGGGACCTACAAGCTGCAGGGCGACGACGCCCACCGCATCGTCCGCGAAGGCATCGCGCTAGGCTACCGCCACATCGACACCGCCTCCTTCTACGACAATGAAGAGGCCGTCGGCGCCGCCATCGCCGAGGCCATTGCCGCCGGGGACGTCACCCGCGACGAACTGTTCATTTCCACCAAGTTGTGGAACGACCAGCAGGGTGCCGGAAACACCCAGCGCGCTTTCCGCGAGTCCCTGGCCAAGCTCCAGCTGGACTACCTGGACCTCTACCTCATTCACTGGCCGTGGGCGCAGCGCGGGCTGTTCTGTGAGACCTTTGAGACCATGGCCGAGCTCCAGCGAGCCGGCGGCATCCGCAGCCTCGGCGTGTGCAACTTCTACGAAGAAACCCTCGATGAGCTCATCAGCACCACCGGCATCACTCCGGTGCTCAACCAGGTGGAGATGCACGTCGGTTTCTCGCAGGCGCCGCTGCACCGCTACCACGGCGAGCACGGCATCGTCAGCGAGGCGTGGGCGCCGCTAGCCCGCGGCGTCGTCCTGGATGACCCGGTAGTCACCGAGATTGCCCGCCGTCACGACGCCACCCCGGCGCAGGTTGTGCTCGGCTTCCTCATGGCCCAAGGCGTGTCGGTGATCCCCAAGACGGCGTCTTCTCAGCGCCTGGCGGAAAACTTGGCCGCCACCCGCGTGGAACTGGGCGAGGACGACGTCGCCGCCCTGGCCGGCCTGGACGCCCACGGCGACTACGGCCGGCTGTCCAACGATCCGCGGGTGTTCCCGGGCGAGGTCGAGTAG